From one Plasmodium chabaudi chabaudi strain AS genome assembly, chromosome: 4 genomic stretch:
- a CDS encoding protein YOP1, putative → MRMGKLYKNKDKENDKSGSDSPNKQDSLKRMSSKLLGNSLNSFDIGGKLDQLDEYLKKYPFIIEFGHKLGIKPSCLVVFGGSIVFISLVFGWGAALICNLVGFAYPAYQSFKAVESQGHAETKLWLTYWVVFSLFFFIEYLIDIILFWIPFYYVIKLLFLLYLYMPQVRGAETVYNYVIRPVLLKHEKTIDDTVHKISQTATSHLNQITGNIADKIVQEGVRRRNV, encoded by the exons atgCGGATGggtaaattatataaaaataaagacaaGGAAAATGACAAATCCGGTAGTGATTCTCCAAACAAACAAGATTCTTTAAAACGTATGTCATCTAAACTTTTAGGAAATTCCTTAAATAGTTTTGACATAGGTGGTAAGCTTGATCAATTAGACGAAtatcttaaaaaatatccaTTTATAATTGAGTTTGGACATAAATTGGGAATTAAACCATCTTGTCTTGTTGTTTTTGGTGGATctattgtatttatttctttagtTTTTGGTTGGGGGGCAGCCTTAATTTGTAACTTGGTTGGATTTGCTTATCCAG cATACCAATCTTTTAAAGCGGTGGAGTCACAAGGACATGCtgaaacaaaattatggCTTACATACTGGGTAGTATTTtcgctatttttttttattgaatatttaattgatataatattattttggattccattttattatgtaataaaattactcttcctattatatttatatatgccaCAAGTCCGAGGTGCCGAAACagtttataattatgttaTACGCCCAGTTTTACTAAAACATGAAAAAACAATTGATGATActgttcataaaattaGCCAAACAGCAACTAGCCATTTGAATCAAATCACTGGAAACATAGCAGACAAAATAGTCCAAGAAGGAGTTCGAAGACGAaatgtgtaa
- a CDS encoding formate-nitrite transporter, putative has protein sequence MGKIGKQYILDPTSVKTTCSSEESYIRCVEYGKAKAAYSNFNLFLKAILAGIFVGLCAHASGIAGGLFYYHKLRAHVGASFSSFVYGFTFPIAFLCIICTGSDLFTGNTLAVTIALLQKKIKLLSYIRVMSISLLGNYIGAVSFAFIVSYGSGAFHQQASIEKNHIYEFLNAIAMKKVHHTFSECIALAIGCNIFVCLAVYFVLSIKDGSGVVFSVFFAVYAFAIAGYEHIIANIYTLNIALMVKADVTFMEVYFNNLIPTLIGNYIAGAIVLACPFYLLYSHYYEDYEAKSSSLGSINMKGISIEMQND, from the exons ATGGGAAAAATCGGAAAGCAATATATCCTTGACCCAACGAGCGTGAAAACAACATGCTCTAGTGAGGAGTCGTATATTCGATGTGTTGAATATGGCAAAGCAAAAGCAGCGTATagtaattttaatttatttttaaaagcaATCTTGGCTGGTATATTCGTTGGACTTTGCGCTCATGCCTCAGGAATAGCAG GGGGACTGTTTTATTACCATAAGTTGCGAGCACACGTCGGGGCATCGTTCAGTTCTTTTGTTTATGGTTTTACATTTCCAATTGCCTTTTTGTGTATTATATGTACAGGGTCAGATTTATTCACAGGAAATACATTAGCTGTAACAATCGCATTgcttcaaaaaaaaattaagttattatcatatatacgAGTTATGTCAATATCATTACTAGGAAATTACATTGGAGCAGTTTCGTTCGCATTCATTGTTTCATATGGCTCAGGGGCATTTCATCAACAAGCAAGCATCGAGAAAAATCACATCTacgaatttttaaatgcaaTAGCTATGAAGAAAGTTCATCACACATTTTCTGAATGTATAGCGCTAGCCATTGGTTGTAACATTTTTGTTTGCTTAGCagtttattttgttttatcaaTTAAAGATGGTAGCGGAGTTGTTTTTAGTGTGTTTTTTGCAGTATATGCATTTGCCATAGCAGGCTATGAGCATATTATTGCAAATATCTACACATTAAATATTGCCCTTATGGTTAAAGCTGATGTCACTTTTATGGAAGTCTATTTTAACAACCTTATACCAACACTGATCGGAAATTAC ATTGCTGGAGCTATTGTGCTAGCTTGCCCATTTTATCTTCTATACAGCCACTACTACGAAGATTATGAAGCAAAGAGTTCGAGTTTAGGGAGCATAAACATGAAAGG AATATCGATTGAAATGCAAAATGACTAA
- a CDS encoding arginase, putative codes for MYELVQDHLMNHKDEKNIYVTNNVSIIGSPLAAGQPLGGVNMACDDLRKLGLHNVIKSVGWGYEDIGNIGEHIAINGFLKQKSAAKLNGELNGELNGKLNGELNGKLNGELNGKLNGELNGKPNRDDSSYYTNIKNAEAIGKFSEKLFQVMSFELKKKNFILNIGGDHGVAFASILSSLQLYKNLKMIWIDAHGDINIPETSPSGNYHGMTLAHALGMFKKKVPYFEWAENLLYLKPEDVAIIGIRDIDKYEKIILKKCNINYYTMFDIDKKGIYNIICEALNTIDPNNNSPIHISLDIDCVDPVYAPGTGTIARGGLTYREINLLMKVLSDTKRVISMDLVEYNPLLDEEDKVVHGDSLPIDPKATKTGKLCLELIARILGNDIV; via the coding sequence ATGTACGAGCTCGTTCAGGACCACTTGATGAACcataaagatgaaaaaaacatcTATGTTACTAATAACGTGTCGATAATTGGATCTCCACTCGCTGCTGGTCAACCTCTTGGAGGTGTAAACATGGCATGCGACGATTTGAGAAAACTAGGACTACATAATGTTATCAAGTCCGTAGGTTGGGGGTATGAAGATATCGGAAATATCGGGGAGCATATCGCAATCAATGGCTTtctaaaacaaaaaagtgCTGCAAAGCTGAATGGCGAGCTAAACGGCGAGCTAAACGGCAAACTGAATGGCGAGCTAAACGGCAAGCTAAACGGCGAGCTAAACGGCAAACTGAATGGCGAGCTAAATGGGAAACCGAATCGGGACGACTCAAGCTACTATAccaacataaaaaatgccGAGGCAATTGGCAAATTTAGTGAAAAGCTGTTTCAAGTAATGAGTttcgaattaaaaaaaaaaaattttattttaaacatCGGAGGAGATCATGGAGTCGCATTTGCAAGTATATTAAGTTCAttacaattatataaaaatttaaaaatgatttggATCGATGCACATggtgatataaatatacccGAGACATCCCCATCCGGAAATTATCATGGAATGACATTAGCACATGCTTTAGGAATGTTTAAAAAGAAAGTTCCATATTTCGAATGGGctgaaaatttattatatttaaaaccaGAAGATGTAGCAATCATCGGAATAAGAGACAtagataaatatgaaaaaattatattaaaaaaatgtaatataaattattatactaTGTTTGATATAGATAAGAAaggaatttataatattatttgcgAAGCTTTAAATACGATCGatccaaataataattcaccTATACATATATCCTTAGACATAGATTGTGTTGATCCAGTATATGCACCAGGAACTGGAACTATAGCTAGAGGCGGATTAACTTATAGAGAAATCAACTTGCTAATGAAAGTATTATCAGATACAAAACGAGTTATATCTATGGATCTCGTTGAATATAATCCATTATTAGATGAAGAAGATAAAGTAGTACATGGGGATTCTTTACCAATAGATCCTAAAGCTACAAAAACCGGAAAGCTATGTCTCGAACTTATTGCCAGAATCCTAGGCAATGACATTGTTTAA
- a CDS encoding zinc finger protein, putative — MHNKKGVSKYGDKKAASNAPKEKTSNDIKNDGKNDGRNDGRNDGKNNKGDESLNNVVNTSERRILFYKTKICPWYIKGKCERRKTCLYAHAQNELRELPNLCKTSLCPKLKINETCNDKKCKYAHTNIELRATENLYKTALCESYSKGKCFSGQFCRYAHGQNELRENPMEITDKNIIIGTCKTKNENINNGNNNKSEFEKKKGGADSSSNGDNSKRNETYCVVPKKKERNVTTNKYNVLTEDDAADSADHHVVNDTNNGEHNNYEFKNKSTKQNIKNANKNSQNNNSKAVSENNINANETVMGNTNGSNNKRMTKKMAKQANKAMNKQVENVVENQVNKRNDEITEYGNKHYNTKNTKYGSSNGNHKNGHTMVGALSNYLKHEDSSKFNEEQFLNDNLNVLSFLEDNSSSIEKFRKNYSSGISDEIVITGRIEIIDDNYNNNKGGLDNQNILIRDKENKNNNLTGPINYIKNTNNPIMNSAANNNITNYPSPLLKFNIPNLVEGNEINNLTLHNDVNNEINNIRNMNYYKYAEMNNINLVNYDNYEFENNNNRLMDNENGNIPMSIQEHIINKNLRNAEPEHNFYINNRREMDIPMYQRNNIMNNVNYICDNNFVWNGNNNKYEHWGNNEHNEKHESWDNYIGFEKEKPLNSEQDYFKIFNYGMCNNVGNKFNKCDPHKNQMNKYDNSLFIL, encoded by the coding sequence atgcataACAAGAAGGGAGTTTCAAAGTATGGAGATAAAAAGGCAGCATCAAATGCGCCTAAAGAGAAAACAAGTAAcgacataaaaaatgatgggAAGAATGATGGGAGGAATGACGGGAGGAATGATGGAAAGAATAACAAAGGCGATGAAAGCTTAAATAATGTTGTAAATACGAGTGAAAGGaggatattattttataaaacaaaaatatgtcCATGGTATATTAAAGGAAAATGCGAAAGACGAAAAACATGTTTATATGCGCATGCTCAAAATGAATTAAGAGAGTTACCTAACTTATGTAAAACTAGTTTATGcccaaaattaaaaataaatgaaacaTGCAATGATAAGAAATgtaaatatgcacatacAAATATTGAATTAAGAGCAActgaaaatttatataaaaccGCTTTATGTGAAAGCTATAGTAAAGGAAAATGTTTCTCAGGGCAGTTTTGTAGATATGCCCATGGCCAAAATGAATTAAGAGAGAATCCAATGGAAATAacagataaaaatataattataggTACatgtaaaacaaaaaatgaaaatataaataatggaaataataataaatctgAGTTTGAGAAAAAGAAGGGAGGAGCAGATAGTAGTAGTAATGGTGATAATTCAAAAAGGAATGAAACATACTGTGTGGTGCCTAAAAAGAAAGAGCGCAATGTtacaacaaataaatataatgtattaACAGAGGATGATGCAGCAGATTCAGCAGATCATCATGTGGTTAATGATACGAATAATGGCgaacataataattatgaattcaaaaataagtctacaaaacaaaacataaaaaatgcaaataaaaattcgcaaaataataacagtAAAGCAGTTAGcgaaaataatatcaatGCTAACGAAACAGTCATGGGAAATACCAATGGAAGTAACAACAAAAGGATGACTAAGAAGATGGCAAAGCAAGCGAACAAGGCAATGAATAAGCAAGTTGAAAATGTAGTTGAAAATCAAGTTAACAAGCgaaatgatgaaataacagaatatggaaataaacattataatacaaagaatacaaaatatggTAGTTCAAATGGTAATCATAAGAATGGGCATACTATGGTTGGAGCATTATccaattatttaaaacatgaAGACAGTTCTAAATTCAATGAagaacaatttttaaatgataatttaaatgtgttatcatttttagAGGACAATAGTAGTTCTATAGAAAAGTttcgaaaaaattattcgaGTGGAATATCAGATGAAATTGTAATAACTGGACGCATTGAAATTATTGATGACAATTACAACAATAATAAAGGTGGTTTAGATAATcaaaacatattaatacgtgataaggaaaataaaaataataatttaaccGGGcctattaattatattaaaaatacgaATAATCCAATTATGAATAGCGcagcaaataataatataacaaattatCCTTCACcccttttaaaatttaatattccAAATTTGGTTGAAggaaatgaaataaataatttaactCTTCACAACGATGTCAAtaacgaaataaataatataaggaatatgaattattataagtACGCcgaaatgaataatataaatttagttAATTATGATAACTACGAATTtgagaataataataatcgaCTTAtggataatgaaaatggtAATATTCCTATGAGTATACAAgaacatattataaataagaaTTTAAGAAATGCTGAACCagaacataatttttatataaataatagaaGAGAGATGGATATACCGATGTAtcaaagaaataatattatgaataatgtaaattatatatgtgatAATAATTTCGTTTGgaatggaaataataataagtaTGAACACTGGGGTAATAACGAACATAATGAGAAGCATGAGAGTTGGGATAACTATATAGgatttgaaaaagaaaaaccaTTGAATTCAGAACaagattattttaaaatatttaattatggAATGTGTAATAATGTTGGTAACAAGTTTAATAAGTGCGATCCacataaaaatcaaatgaaTAAGTATGATAactctttatttattctttaG
- a CDS encoding 40S ribosomal protein S15A, putative: protein MVRMSVLADCLKTINNAEKRGRRQVLIRPSSKVVIKFLQYMQKKGYIGNFEIVDDHRSGKIVVNLLGRINKCAVISPRYDVKLDEIEKIITNILPSRLFGHLILTTPYGIMDHEEARRKHTGGKVLGFFF from the exons ATGGTTCGAATGAGCGTATTAGCCGATTGTTTGAAAACAATTAACAACGCTGAGAAAAGAGGAAGGAGGCAAGTTTTAATCAGACCTTCTTCAAAAGTtgtaattaaatttttacaatatatgcaaaaGAAAGGATATATTGGAAATTTTGAAATTGTTGATGATCATAGATCAGGAAAAATTGTTGTAAACTTGTTAGGAAGAATAAACAAATGTGCAGTAATATCCCCAAG ATATGATGTCAAACTTGAcgaaattgaaaaaattataacaaaCATATTACCAAGTAGACTTTTCGgacatttaattttaacaaCCCCTTATGGAATTATGGATCACGAAGAAGCAAGAAGAAAACATACAGGAGGAAAAGTCTTAggctttttcttttaa